A region from the Gallus gallus isolate bGalGal1 chromosome 25, bGalGal1.mat.broiler.GRCg7b, whole genome shotgun sequence genome encodes:
- the LOC121107541 gene encoding LOW QUALITY PROTEIN: CUGBP Elav-like family member 3 (The sequence of the model RefSeq protein was modified relative to this genomic sequence to represent the inferred CDS: deleted 2 bases in 1 codon), protein MKEPDAIKLFVGQIPRHLEEKDLKPIFEQFGKIYELTVIKDKYTGMHKGCAFLTYCARESALKAQSALHEQKTLPGMNRPIQVKPADSESRGEDRKLFVGMLSKQQADEDVRKMFEPFGTIDECTVLRGPDGTSKGCAFVKFQSHAEAQAAIAALHGSRTLPGASSSLVVKFADTEKERGLRRMQQVASQLGMFSPIALQFGAYSAYTQALMQQQAALVAAHSAYLSPMATMAVQMQHMGTVNPNGLIATPLPPSSGTSTPPAMAATPVPAIAAPLSVNGYSPVPAQPAGPPAPEAVYAGGVPPFPAQSPAAPADPLQQAYAGMQHYTAAYPAAYGLVSPAFAPQPLLAPPPPPQQQQREGPEGCNIFIYHLPQEFADTEILQMFLPFGNVISAKVFVDRATNQSKCFGFVSFDNPASAQAAIHAMNGFQIGMKRLKVQLKRPKDANRPY, encoded by the exons ATGAAGGAGCCCGACGCCATCAAACTCTTCGTGGGGCAGATCCCGCGGCACCTGGAGGAGAAGGACCTGAAGCCCATCTTCGAGCAGTTCGGGAAGATCTACGAGCTGACGGTCATCAAGGACAAATACACCGGGATGCACAAAG GATGCGCCTTCCTCACCTACTGCGCCCGCGAGTCGGCCCTGAAGGCGCAGAGTGCCCTCCACGAGCAGAAAACGCTGCCGGGG ATGAACCGCCCCATCCAGGTGAAGCCGGCGGACAGTGAGAGCCGAGGAG AGGACCGCAAGCTGTTTGTGGGGAtgctcagcaagcagcaggCAGACGAGGATGTGAGGAAGATGTTTGAACCCTTTGGGACCATCGATGAGTGCACAGTGCTGCGCGGCCCCGATGGCACCAGCAAAG gCTGCGCCTTCGTCAAGTTCCAGAGCCACGCAGAGGCCCAGGCTGCCATCGCTGCCCTCCATGGGAGCCGCACTCTGCCG GGcgcctcatccagcctggtgGTGAAGTTTGCGGACACGGAGAAGGAGCGGGGTCTGCGGCGGATGCAGCAGGTGGCGAGCCAGCTCGGCATGTTCAGCCCCATAGCACTCCAGTTTGGGGCCTACAGCGCCTACACGCAGGCG CTGATGCAGCAGCAGGCGGCCCTGGTGGCCGCCCACTCGGCCTACCTCAGCCCCATGGCCACCATGGCCGTCCAGATGCAGCACATGGGCACGGTCAACCCCAACGGGCTCATCGccacccctctgcccccctccTCAG GAACCAGCACGCCGCCGGCCATGGCTGCCACGCCAGTCCCCGCCATCGCAGCCCCATTGAGTGTCAACGGGTACAGCCCGGTGCCTGCACAGCCCGCAGGGCCGCCTGCCCCCGAGGCTGTCTACGCCGGAGGGGTTCCCCCATTCCCAG cccagagccccGCTGCCCCTGCGGACCCCCTGCAGCAGGCATATGCTGGCATGCAGCACTACACAg CCGCCTACCCTGCCGCCTATGGGCTGGTGAGCCCAGCCTTCGCCCCCCAG CCACTGCTGGCCCCCCCTCCACCtccccaacagcagcagcgTGAAG GCCCCGAGGGCTGTAACATCTTCATCTACCACCTGCCCCAGGAGTTCGCTGACACCGAGATCCTACAAATGTTCCTGCCCTTCGGCAACGTCATCTCCGCCAAAGTGTTCGTCGACCGCGCCACCAACCAGAGCAAGTGCTTCG GCTTTGTCAGCTTTGACAACCCAGCCAGTGCGCAGGCAGCCATCCATGCCATGAATGGGTTCCAGATCGGCATGAAGCGCCTCAAAGTGCAGCTCAAGAGGCCCAAAGACGCCAACCGGCCCTACTGA
- the MRPL9 gene encoding LOW QUALITY PROTEIN: 39S ribosomal protein L9, mitochondrial isoform X1 (The sequence of the model RefSeq protein was modified relative to this genomic sequence to represent the inferred CDS: deleted 1 base in 1 codon) yields MAWGGGGGVGWGDTPRFSLRGRHLRGWRGVGRGGDRPLCAQAQRAAFRGLFCAGAPRAAQRGCGAGALRAAPCGGPRAGRRHVGPAVGAGLRAAARAAGRALSLSHARDTVVVERWWKVPLSKEGRPPRARHRRYRVLYRLVEDGKHLPRGELELILTQAVEGLGSRGDIVSVKKSVGRNRLLPQGLAVYASPENRRLFEEEKQSQEGQMEAIQTQSGERTLQFLRSCRLEVGMKNNVNWELSTAIVARHFLKNLRVSVPPHALKLPDEPITRWGEYWCDVTVNGMDTVRVPMDVVEFMRPSDEAAPGTGRSQQAALLAARRDEVL; encoded by the exons AtggcgtggggggggggggggggggtgggatggggtgacaCCCCACGATTCTCCCTGCGTGGTCGTCACCTGCGCGGGtggaggggggtggggaggggcgGCGATAGACCTCTTTGTGCGCAGGCGCAGCGGGCAGCTTTCCGTGGGCTTTTCTGCGCAGGCGCACCGCGGGCAGCTCAGCGTGGTTGTGGCGCAGGCGCGCTGCGGGCAGCCCCGTGCGGGGGTCCTCGGGCTGGGCGCCGCCATGTTGGGCCCGCTGTGGGCGCGGGGCTGCGAGCTGCTGCtcgggcggcggggcgggcctTGAGCCTGAGCCATGCGCGG GACACGGTGGTGGTGGAACGGTGGTGGAAGGTGCCGCTCAGCAAAGAGGGGCGGCCCCCCCGCGCCCGGCACCGGCGGTACCGCGTCTTGTACCGACTGGTGGAGGACGGCAAACATCTGCCGCGCGGGGAGCTGGAGCTGATCCTGACGCAGGCGGTGGAGG GTCTGGGGAGCCGTGGGGACATCGTTTCTGTGAAGAAGTCTGTGGGGCGCAACCGGCTGCTGCCGCAGGGCTTGGCTGTGTATGCATCACCTGAGAACCGCCGGCTGTTCGAAGAGGAGAAGCAA agcCAGGAAGGGCAGATGGAGGCGATCCAAACGCAGAGCGGAGAGAgg acccTGCAGTTCCTGCGAAGCTGCCGCCTGGAGGTGGGCATGAAGAACAATGTGAACTGGGAGCTGAGCACCGCCATCGTGGCGCGGCACTTCCTCAAGAAC CTGCGGGTGTCGGTGCCACCCCATGCGCTGAAGCTGCCGGATGAACCCATCACCCGCTGGGGCGAGTATTGGTGCGACGTGACG GTGAATGGGATGGATACGGTGCGGGTC CCCATGGACGTGGTGGAGTTCATGCGGCCGTCGGACGAAGCGGCGCCGGGCACTGGCAGGtctcagcaggcagcactgctggcagcacgGCGCGACGAGGTGCTCTGA